Within the Roseicitreum antarcticum genome, the region TCCGACCGACTGGACGATCACGAACCGCCCTTGCGGCTGGCCGAGCAGTTCATTTCCCGCGCCTTGCGCACCAGCACCAAGGGCGTCGCAGTGATAGTTCGCAGCGCGTTTCTGGAAGGCGTCGGGCGCAATGATCTGCTTTTCAGCGTCACACCGCCCACGGACATCCTGCAATTCACCGAGCGCGTGGTGATGCACAAAGGAAAGCTCAGCGCCAAGGGCAGCACCGCGACCTCATATTGCTGGTTGGTATGGCAAGGACCCATCGGCAACACCCGCTTTCACTGGATACCGCCCTGTCGCAAACGCCTTGAACGTTCGGAGGATTACCAATGACCGCCCGCGCCCTGACCCCCGAACACGTCGCAGATCGCTGGGAATGCAGCGCTGAGACGGTGCGCAATATGTGCAGGCGGGGGGAGTTGCCACACTTTCGCGTCGGGCGCATGATACGGCTGCGGCCAGAGCATGTGGAGGCTTATGAATGCGCGACTACAGAATCGGACGTCTCAATGGGCGTTTCGTCGTCACATGGCACGAAGATGGCCAGCGGCGGCGCTTCCGTCTTAACGCCACAACAGCGCGCGAAGCTGAGGCCGAAGCCCGCCAGGTAATCATAGAGGCCAGCGCCCCGGCGGGCGCAGCAACCGTTGCCGAGATTTGGGAATTGTACCGATCTGACCGCAAGGGCCGGGTCATTGCCGAATCGATGCGCCACACCGGAAAGGCGATATTGCCCGCATTCGGCCACTTCCTTCCGGATCAGATCACATCGCAGGATTGCCGCAACCAGATCGACGCATGGCGCGTGGACGGCAAGCATGACGGGACAATCTGGACGCGCATGAACCATCTGCGGATTGTGCTGAGCTGGGCGCAGAAAATGCGGGTCATCGAACGCGCGCCCTACATCGAGCGCCCGGAACAGCCCGCCCCGCGCGATCGATACCTTTCACAGGCAGAAGCTGACCGCTTGATCGACGCCGAGGCCGGGCCGCACGTCAAGCTGGCAATCATCCTGATGCTGACCACCGCCGCGCGGGTAACTGCCGCGCTGGAATTAACGTGGGATCGGGTGGACTTCGAGCGCGGGCAAGTCAGACTGGCCACAGGCGAAGGACGCAAGAAAGGCCGGGCTACTGTGCCGATGAACAACACCCTGCGCGCAGCACTTGAATCCGCGCGCATGGCCGCGCTGTCGGATCACGTAATCGAATGGGGAGGAAAGCCCGTCAAATCCATCAAGCGCGGCTTTGCCAGCGCCGTGAAGAATGCGAAGCTGTCGGATGTGTCTCCGCACGTGCTGCGCCACACCGCCGCCGTTAGAATGGCCGAGGCGGGCAGGCCCATGTCGGAGATTGCGCAGTACCTTGGCCACACCAACACGGCCACGACCGAGAAGACCTACGCCCGATATTCCCCAGAACACCTGCGCACCGCCGCCGATTCCTTGGAGTTCACGCGGCTCAAAATCGTGCGCTGAGGTCCATTGAACCAAAGGGCAATGTACCAAATTGCGGCTAAGTCATTGATTTTATTGGTGCACCCAGCAGGATTCGAACCTGCGACCTCTGCCTTCGGAGGGCAGCGCTCTATCCAGCTGAGCTATGGGTGCCGCTGCGCGATGTATACGAACAGATGCGGGCGCTTGCAATCGCGTATTGCCCAGTCATGGAAATTTCGTGGGTTGCACGGAAACGCTGATTAAGGGCCAGAGTTCAATGGCAAGGTGCCCTCTTGCTGCGCAGTTCACAATACCCGCCGCCTGCCGGGTGGCTACTCGTCCACCCGGGTTGCGCTGAGATCGACATTCACCGTCACGTCAAACCCCACGGTTGTCTCATCTTGATAGCTTTCGCCCATGCCAAAGTTGCGCCGGTCCAGCGTGACCGTCCCGGTCATCTGCGCCGTATTCCCCGTCACCGTCAGGTTGAACGGGAGGGACACCGGCACACTGGCCCCAGCAAGGCTGAGCGTTCCCTGCGCCAGATAGCCCTCACCGACGCCCTGCGGCACGATTTCGGCCTCGAATACGGCCGTCGGGTGATTTTCGACGTCAAAAAAGTCCGGCCCCTTGGCCTGCGAGGTCACAGAGCCCAGCGTCAGCGTGTCCACCGCGATCGTTACCGTCACACTGCCATGGGCGCCGTCGCGGGCCACTTCATCGAAGGTGATCGCGGCGGTCCAGTCGTCGAACCTTCCCGTGACAGCACTGCCCAGCTGGCGCACGTCGAAGTTCAATGTCCCGTCGGTAACCTCCCACCCGGTTTCGGGCGCTTGCAGGGCGGTGCGCGATGTTGCCTCGGGCGCTGGGATCAGCGTCAGCGCGGCCCCGGCACCTGCCAGGTAGATCAGCCCTGCGACGGCGACGGGGGCGAAACCATGCCGTTTTGGCGCGGGCACGTTCGATGTGTCGGCGGCGCCGGGCAACATGCGGCGCAAAACGCCGTCGCGGTCCACGACCTGATGCTTCACCGCGCCCGCAATGTGCAAGATCAGTGACACCGCCAGCACCTTGGTGAATAGCCAGTGCAACGCCGCCGCACCGGTTTCCACCGCGGGGGTTTGTGGCACGAACGGCAGGGTCTGGCCAAAGGGCCACCAGATCGGCGCAAACCCGCTGGTGGCGGCGTGATGCACCCAGCCGGTCAGCGGTACCGCCACCAGCGAGACATAGAGCATCCAGTGCACCAGGTCGGCCAGGAATGTCTCCAGCCGCCGTTCGGGATGCATCGGCGCCGGTCGCGGCTGCGACACTGCCCAAAGGATGCGGGCCAGCGCGACAAAGAACAGCGTCACGCCCAGCGTCTTGTGCAACGAGAACAGCGTGGCCTTCGTCGCCAGTTGCTCTGATGTGTCATAACCCCAGTCATTCGCAATCAGCCCCAACGGGAAGGCTGTCAGGATCAGGGCAGCTGTCAGCCAATGCAGGGTTTTTGCGACCCCGCCATAGGTTTGCGCGGTGTTGGACAAAGGCATGACCGGTTTCCTTGGTGGATTGGACTGGGCACGGGTGCCGGGACGAGCGATTAAATTGAACGGGTAGATGCTGCGCCGTATACGACGCGGACGCCGCGAACGCACGATATGCCACCACAGACACCGCCCGATGCGTCGCGGGGGCCCGGGGGGGGCTCAGGGGAGAGCGGGCGCGCGCAAGTTCAACGCGCGCCGGCAGAGCACGGCCACCGCCGCGCCCTGCCTGCCCTACAGGCAAACGCGGCGCGGCGGGTCAGCGGGGTATCATTCGGCTTTCATCGCCTCGACCGAGATCATGATCGATACTTCATCGCTGACGTAGGGCGCGAACATGCCCATGTCGTAATCACTGCGCAGGACAGTCGTGGTGGCGTCGAAGCCAGCCCAGGGCTTACCCTCAACCGGGTGAGCATCCATTACCGCGTTCAGGGTCGCGTCCAGGACGACCTCACGCGTGATGTCGTTCATGGTCAGGTCGCCGGTAATCAGCGCCGTCGACTCGCCGGTCACTTCGATGCCGGTAGAGGTGAAGGTGACCATGTCATCTTCCGACGCGCCAAAGAAATCATCGGTCATGAAGTGGGTGAACCGCTCTTCCCAGCCGGTCAGCATGGAGCGGACGGGGAAAGAAACCGCAACAGTAGAATTCGCCGGGTCCTCTTGATCAAAAGCGATTTCGCCGTCGAAGCCAGAGAACATGCCATAGGTCGTG harbors:
- a CDS encoding helix-turn-helix domain-containing protein, which produces MTARALTPEHVADRWECSAETVRNMCRRGELPHFRVGRMIRLRPEHVEAYECATTESDVSMGVSSSHGTKMASGGASVLTPQQRAKLRPKPAR
- a CDS encoding tyrosine-type recombinase/integrase, yielding MGRLNGRFVVTWHEDGQRRRFRLNATTAREAEAEARQVIIEASAPAGAATVAEIWELYRSDRKGRVIAESMRHTGKAILPAFGHFLPDQITSQDCRNQIDAWRVDGKHDGTIWTRMNHLRIVLSWAQKMRVIERAPYIERPEQPAPRDRYLSQAEADRLIDAEAGPHVKLAIILMLTTAARVTAALELTWDRVDFERGQVRLATGEGRKKGRATVPMNNTLRAALESARMAALSDHVIEWGGKPVKSIKRGFASAVKNAKLSDVSPHVLRHTAAVRMAEAGRPMSEIAQYLGHTNTATTEKTYARYSPEHLRTAADSLEFTRLKIVR
- a CDS encoding cytochrome b/b6 domain-containing protein, producing MPLSNTAQTYGGVAKTLHWLTAALILTAFPLGLIANDWGYDTSEQLATKATLFSLHKTLGVTLFFVALARILWAVSQPRPAPMHPERRLETFLADLVHWMLYVSLVAVPLTGWVHHAATSGFAPIWWPFGQTLPFVPQTPAVETGAAALHWLFTKVLAVSLILHIAGAVKHQVVDRDGVLRRMLPGAADTSNVPAPKRHGFAPVAVAGLIYLAGAGAALTLIPAPEATSRTALQAPETGWEVTDGTLNFDVRQLGSAVTGRFDDWTAAITFDEVARDGAHGSVTVTIAVDTLTLGSVTSQAKGPDFFDVENHPTAVFEAEIVPQGVGEGYLAQGTLSLAGASVPVSLPFNLTVTGNTAQMTGTVTLDRRNFGMGESYQDETTVGFDVTVNVDLSATRVDE
- a CDS encoding YceI family protein; protein product: MNTFIRTAALIPFLAIGATAAQAEPEAYVLDSSHSQVLFSYDHFGLSTTYGMFSGFDGEIAFDQEDPANSTVAVSFPVRSMLTGWEERFTHFMTDDFFGASEDDMVTFTSTGIEVTGESTALITGDLTMNDITREVVLDATLNAVMDAHPVEGKPWAGFDATTTVLRSDYDMGMFAPYVSDEVSIMISVEAMKAE